TCGGCGCGCGCCAGCACGGCTTCGGCCGCCGCCGGGGCTTCGCTCGGCACGGGATGCCGGCGTGGCCGCCCGGTGGGGGCGGTCGGCCAGTGCAGCTCGACCGTGGGCGCGTAGACGTTCTGGGTCTTCAGGACGCCCACCGCCCAGGCGAGGCCGCGCGCGCTCAGGCCCTGGCGGAAGGCCGCCCCCATACCGTACCCAGCGTCGGCCAAGGCACGACCGAAGCGCACGCCGGCGGCGGCGACCCGGTCGATCTCCGCCAGGGCGATCTCGGTCTTGGCCAGGGCGCGGCGGTGTTCTTCCGGCACGCCCGCGTCGGCGCAGCGATCCGGGTCGCTGGCCCACTCGTCCGGCAGGAACAACCTGAGCCCGAGCGGCACCGGCACCTCGTCCTGGGCCAGGGTGAGCGAGACCAGGACTTGGCAGTTCGCCTGTTTGCCCAGGGCCCCGCAGTACTGGCGGGCGACGCCGACCGAGCGCTTGCCCTTCTTGGGCAAGGCGGTGTCGTCGATCACCAGCACGGCGCTCGGGCCGCCGACAAGGGCGTCCGCCTTCCCGGCCAGGACCGCTCGCAAGGGCGCATCATCCCAGGCCGGGCTGGCGATGAAGTGCTGCAGCTGGTCATGCCCGCCCAGCCCAAGGCGGGCCGCGAGCGGCTGCAGGCTTTTGCGGCCGTCCGGACCGAGCAGGCCGTGCAGGTACAAGGGCGCCCAGCGCCGCCGCGTCTTGCGGCCGATCACCTCCAAGAACGGCGCCAGCCAAGTGTCCAGGGCCGCCTCGATCTCGGATGATCCGGGTTCCACCACGCCACACCTCTTGGGCCGTTGCGACCCGCGAGGAGATGGTGCCGCTCATCACCCCTTAAAATGCCCAGGTAGTGCTAGAGCCTGTTAGCGCCTGAACGCGAGGCCGAGGTGGGCGTTCTTCTGGCTTTGAGGAGGACGCGATGGGTCTGACGGACGAGCAGTGGGAGGTGCTGGCGCCGCTGATCGAGGCTTGTCGGCCGGCGGCCAAGGTTCCGCCCCGGCACCTGCGGCGGACGATCAGCGCGATCATCTGGCGCCACGACAACGGGGCGAAATGGCGCTCCCTGCCCGAAGCGCTGGGACCCTGGTGGATGGCAGCCCAGACCTTCATCCGCTGGTCGCGGCTGGGCGTGTGGGAGCGCCTGCTGTCGCTGGTTCAGGAGAGGGGCATCTCGCTGGGGATGAC
This DNA window, taken from Actinomycetota bacterium, encodes the following:
- a CDS encoding IS701 family transposase, whose product is MEPGSSEIEAALDTWLAPFLEVIGRKTRRRWAPLYLHGLLGPDGRKSLQPLAARLGLGGHDQLQHFIASPAWDDAPLRAVLAGKADALVGGPSAVLVIDDTALPKKGKRSVGVARQYCGALGKQANCQVLVSLTLAQDEVPVPLGLRLFLPDEWASDPDRCADAGVPEEHRRALAKTEIALAEIDRVAAAGVRFGRALADAGYGMGAAFRQGLSARGLAWAVGVLKTQNVYAPTVELHWPTAPTGRPRRHPVPSEAPAAAEAVLARA